AAGCTTTACAAAATTAGAAAAATTCTTGATGAGTTGTCCCAAAAATCAGGAAGAGGAACCGAGCTTATCAGCGTATACATACCTAAAGGAAAACAATTGCACGAAATCATAGGTACCCTACAGCAAGAACAAGGAACAGCTGATAACATCAAATCAGATCTTACCAGAAGCCACGTGGTAGATTCACTTGGAAAAGTTGTTCAGAGACTAAAACTATACAAAAAAACACCAGAACGTGGACTAGTAATGTTTTGTGGAGCATTGCCACCTGAAGGCGGAGGTCCATTGGGAAGTGAAGTTGTTCAGGTATGGGAAATTGATCCTCCAAAAGACTTGAATCAATATCTGTATAGATGCGATGATCATTTTCATGTCGACATTCTAAAAGACATGTTAAAAGATGACAACCTAATCGGATTCTTGGCAATTGATGCAAAAGATGCAGGATGGGGATTATTACATGGTGATAAGATCGAGGTTCTAGCACAAACAGGTTCAGGTGTTGCTGGAAAACACAGACAAGGAGGACAGTCTGCTAAAAGATTCCAAAAACTAAGAGAGATGGAATTATCATACTACTATAACAGAGTGGCTGAAACTACAAGAGAATACTTTATCGATATTTATCCAATCAAAGGATTAGTAATTTCTGGACCAGGTCCAACAAAAGAAGATTTCATTAATGGTAATTATCTAGAATACCGTCTTCAAAATATGATCATTGCAACAATTGATTCATCGTATTCAGGAGCAGAAGGAATCAGAGAGGCATTTGCAAAAGCAGGGGACATTCTGTCAGATTTTAGGATGGTTGAAGAAAAGAAACTTGTTGAAGATTTATTCAAAGAAATCAATGGTCGTACCGGATTAGGCACATATGGATTAAAAGAGGTGATTGAACTTCTCAAAAATAATGTCGTCAAAACCTTACTGATAACAGACAATACAAACTTGCATAGAATAGAGGGAAAATGTAAGAGATGTCAAAACATTCAAGAAGAAATTGTAGAAAGGCCTGAAGTCATTCCAAAAAAGACAGAGTTTGCAAACAATCCGTGCCCGGGTTGTAAGTCAATGGAAGTAGAAGCAAACGAACAAGACATAGTGGATTATCTGGAATTGCTTGCAGCACAAACTGGAACCCAACTTGAAGTAATTTCAGGAACAGCAGAACATGGAGTTATGTTATCCAGTCTAGGAAGCGTTGGTGCAATTTTAAGATACAATCCAGGCCACACTAAATAATATCTTTGATTTTTTTAGCAAGTTCAGATAATTCAGCATCATCAGATATTGCACGTTTTGTCCAAATTGTTCCCTTGTGATTATATCTAGGAATAATATGCACATGTACATGTGGGATTATTTGTTTTGCAGCTCTACCATTATTTTGTCCTAAACTAAATGCATCTGCACCTGTCACAGAAATAACGGCATTTGCAATTTTTGGTACAAGTGAAAACATATCCCCTACAGAATCGGAATCCATGTCAGTGATTCTTTCATGATGTTCTTTTGGAATGACTAAACTATGCCCGATGTCTATTGGGTACTTGTCCAAAATTGCAATATGTTTTTCATCCTCATAAATAATATGCCCATTTCGTTTTCCAGATAAAATTTCACAAAATATACAAGCCATATCAAACCAGCAATTTTTGATTTTATTTATTGTTTCATCGAACAGTTAATTAGGGCAATTTCAGAAATTTTTGTATCTCATGGGACGAAAAGAAAGAAGAGAACGTGAACAAAAAAGAGATAATTTTGCCTCTAAGCGTTCTGCAGAAAAACGAAAGCAGACACTCATTGCAGCGGGTGTTTTAGGCGTAATTGCAGTAATCGTAGGGTATTCTGCATTTTTGTTTGCAAATATGAGTGACACAGCAGTTCCAGGAGGGCCTGAAAACGCAGGAGCATTAGGCAGTGAACATTCACATGCTGCAATTTTGGTTAAGATATTTGGAGATAAATTTGACTTTTCAGCACCAGCATATCAAATCAAATCAAGCTGGATTCATTTTGAAGGAAGAGACGGTACTACTGTTCACAAACATGCAACAGGAGTAACACTAGGATATCTGTTTGAGACATTAGGATTAGGACTTGATGATCAATGCTTTATCTTCCAAGATGGGAGAGAGTTTTGCACTAATGAGGACTATTCGCTAAAGTTCTATGTTAACGGAGAGCAATTGCCAGACATTAGGCCATTGGAGATTCAAGAAGGAGACAGAATATTGATTTCATATGGTGCAGAAACTCCCGAAGAGATTGAAGGTCAATTATTAGAATTAGAAAACCAAGAAATCATCAAATAGAGTTCAAGAATCTTTTGCAGTAAACTGTGCAGAATTATCAAAGAACATGTAATATCCACACCTAGTGCATCGTAATACCGTCAATGGTGTGGTAAGAAATTCTTTGTCTTGAAATCTACCAGATAGTTTGACATCTTCTCCCGCAATCTCTGCTTTATTTCCCTGACATACTGGACAGTGTAATTCTTTTTGTTCCATATGTTTCGAACAAATCGTTGAAATTTAAACGCTCTACAATACTGAATAAGTGTCGATAATTTCAACAAAGTCTAAATTATAGCAATTTTGAATTTAGTATTATGGAAATTTCTAGCAGAAATGTTGTTGAAGGAACATCTCGTGCACCCCATAGAGCAATGTACAAGGCTATGGGATTAACAGATAACGATTTAGGCAAACCATTCATCGGTGTTTGTCATACAGGAAATGAGGCGACACCTTGTAACATTCATCTTCCAAGACTAGCCCTAAGAGCAAAAGAAGGAGTAATTGACGGAGGTGCAACACCAAGAGAGTTTTCCACTATTGCAGTTAGTGACGGAATTGCAATGGGTCATGAAGGGATGAAATCATCATTGATCTCTCGTGAAGTTATTGCAGATTCAATTGAATTAATGGTAAGAGCGCATCAATATGATGCACTTGTAGGTATTGCAGGATGTGACAAAAGCTTACCTGGAACCATGATGGCAATGGCACGACTGAATTTGCCGTCGGTTTTTGTTTATGGAGGAACAATCATGCCAGGCATGTTAGATGGAAAAGAGCTTACAGTAGTAGATGTCTATGAGGCAGTAGGGGCATATGATGCAGGACAGTTATCACTAGAGGCTTTGAAAAATATCGAAAACACAGCATGTCCAAATGCTGGTTCCTGTGGAGGAATGTTTACAGCAAATACCATGGCATCAATTTCAGAAGCAATCGGACTTGCATTACCAGGAAGTGCCAGCCCACCTGCTGAAGACGACAGAAGAGAGAAAATGGTTTATGATACAGGAGTAGCATGTGTAAAATTACTAGAGCAAAATATCAAACCAAGTGATATTTTGACATTTGAAGCATTTGAAAACGCAATTACAATGCTAAATGCAGTCGGAGGATCAACAAATGGAATATTGCATTTATTGGCATTATCAAACGAAGTTGGGATAAAACTAACTTATGACGATTTTGAAAGAGTTAGAAAAAAGACACCACATCTTGCAGATATGAAACCTGGAGGTAGTTACGTGATGAATTCTCTTGACAAAATCGGAGGAATTCCATTTGTTCTAAAAAAATTATCAGATAAAGGACTAATTCACGATAATTGTATGACAGTTACTGGAAAAACAATTCGACAGAATCTTGAATCTATGAATATAACAGAACCAGAACAGCAAATTGTAAAATCAGTTGAAGACCCATTGCATTCTGTTGGAACAGCAGTAGTTTTGAAAGGAAGTCTAGCACCAGATGGAGCAGTAATCAAAACAGCAGGAGTAGAAATGACAAAATTTACTGGAAAAGCACGCGTGTTTGACAGAGAAGAATATGCATTTGATGCAGTTTCAAAAGGAGAGATTGACGAAGGACATGTAGTAGTTATCAGATACGAGGGGCCCAAAGGAGGTCCAGGCATGAGAGAAATGCTGGCAACAACTGCAGCTCTTGTAGGTCAAGGATTAGGTAAGAAAGTAGCAATGGTTACAGACGGAAGGTTTTCTGGAGGAACAAGAGGATTTATGGTAGGACACGTTGCACCAGAAGCATATGTAGGTGGACCAATTGCGCTTGTAAAAGACGATGATGAAATTACAATAGATACTGAAACTAACATTATTGATCTTCATGTTTTACCAGAAGAATTAGAAAATAGAAGAAAACAATGGAGTCCTCCAAAACCAAACTATACAACAGGTGCACTTGCAAAATTTGCAACGCTTGTAGGTTCTGCAGCTGAAGGCGCCATCACTAAACCTAATCTATAAATCCATTGTAGATTATTTTGAAGTAAGAATAATGATCAAGGTAATTCCAATTGTTTTACTTCTATTGCTTGGAAATTTTGCTGTAAACACGTTTGGAGACATCCCTCCCCCATTAAAACAAACAGGAATTGATCCACACAATACGAAATGTAAATCACATTTGACATTGATTTTCAAAATTGGATGGATTCCTGCATGTGTTAAAGAAGAAAGTGTGGAAAAACTAATTCAAAGAGGATGGGCAGAGGATCACAATCCAACACATACAAAAATTATTACAAATAGCGGATTGATATTTGCAACGTTGCAAGGCGAAGATAAAATTGTTGAAATTAACTCCATGAAAAAATTTGATGCAGGAGAAAAAATGACATATGTTTCAACAAACATGGATGCAAGCATGGTAGCTGCAACAAGCAGTAAAGAAAATTCAATATTTGTATATGAAGCACATTCTGGAGAACTTTTGTCAAAAATTAGCGTAGGAGATACGCCAAAAGGTTTGAAATTTGACCCAACAGGAAATTTGATTTTTGTGGCAAATGAAGGTGCAGGTACGATTAGCGTAATTGATGTTCTTAGGCATACAGTGGTAAAAGAAATCAAGGTAGGAACAATGCCACACAACATAGTTTTCACACAAAATGGGATTACAGCATACGTTACATTACAAGGTCAAGACGAGATTGTGGAAATTGACGTTGATTCCTTAACAGTAGTTGACAGGTTTTCTGTTGGAAAAATGCCCCACAATTTAGACATAACACCAGATGCAAAACACATTCTAGTCACAAACATCGGAACAAATGATGTTTCAGTAATAGATCTGAACGAAAAAGAGATTATCAAAAACATACCAGTAACTAAAGGACATCATGGGATTGATATACCACAGTCAGGAAACAGGATATTTGTCTCAGGAATAGCAGAAGACAAGATCAGTGTGATTGATTCAGGGAATTTTGAGGTAATTGAAGAAATCA
Above is a window of Nitrosopumilus sp. K4 DNA encoding:
- the prf1 gene encoding peptide chain release factor aRF-1 gives rise to the protein MGKIEIEKQDSVKLYKIRKILDELSQKSGRGTELISVYIPKGKQLHEIIGTLQQEQGTADNIKSDLTRSHVVDSLGKVVQRLKLYKKTPERGLVMFCGALPPEGGGPLGSEVVQVWEIDPPKDLNQYLYRCDDHFHVDILKDMLKDDNLIGFLAIDAKDAGWGLLHGDKIEVLAQTGSGVAGKHRQGGQSAKRFQKLREMELSYYYNRVAETTREYFIDIYPIKGLVISGPGPTKEDFINGNYLEYRLQNMIIATIDSSYSGAEGIREAFAKAGDILSDFRMVEEKKLVEDLFKEINGRTGLGTYGLKEVIELLKNNVVKTLLITDNTNLHRIEGKCKRCQNIQEEIVERPEVIPKKTEFANNPCPGCKSMEVEANEQDIVDYLELLAAQTGTQLEVISGTAEHGVMLSSLGSVGAILRYNPGHTK
- a CDS encoding HIT family protein, with amino-acid sequence MACIFCEILSGKRNGHIIYEDEKHIAILDKYPIDIGHSLVIPKEHHERITDMDSDSVGDMFSLVPKIANAVISVTGADAFSLGQNNGRAAKQIIPHVHVHIIPRYNHKGTIWTKRAISDDAELSELAKKIKDII
- a CDS encoding protein-disulfide isomerase; this encodes MGRKERREREQKRDNFASKRSAEKRKQTLIAAGVLGVIAVIVGYSAFLFANMSDTAVPGGPENAGALGSEHSHAAILVKIFGDKFDFSAPAYQIKSSWIHFEGRDGTTVHKHATGVTLGYLFETLGLGLDDQCFIFQDGREFCTNEDYSLKFYVNGEQLPDIRPLEIQEGDRILISYGAETPEEIEGQLLELENQEIIK
- the ilvD gene encoding dihydroxy-acid dehydratase; the protein is MEISSRNVVEGTSRAPHRAMYKAMGLTDNDLGKPFIGVCHTGNEATPCNIHLPRLALRAKEGVIDGGATPREFSTIAVSDGIAMGHEGMKSSLISREVIADSIELMVRAHQYDALVGIAGCDKSLPGTMMAMARLNLPSVFVYGGTIMPGMLDGKELTVVDVYEAVGAYDAGQLSLEALKNIENTACPNAGSCGGMFTANTMASISEAIGLALPGSASPPAEDDRREKMVYDTGVACVKLLEQNIKPSDILTFEAFENAITMLNAVGGSTNGILHLLALSNEVGIKLTYDDFERVRKKTPHLADMKPGGSYVMNSLDKIGGIPFVLKKLSDKGLIHDNCMTVTGKTIRQNLESMNITEPEQQIVKSVEDPLHSVGTAVVLKGSLAPDGAVIKTAGVEMTKFTGKARVFDREEYAFDAVSKGEIDEGHVVVIRYEGPKGGPGMREMLATTAALVGQGLGKKVAMVTDGRFSGGTRGFMVGHVAPEAYVGGPIALVKDDDEITIDTETNIIDLHVLPEELENRRKQWSPPKPNYTTGALAKFATLVGSAAEGAITKPNL
- a CDS encoding YncE family protein, which produces MIKVIPIVLLLLLGNFAVNTFGDIPPPLKQTGIDPHNTKCKSHLTLIFKIGWIPACVKEESVEKLIQRGWAEDHNPTHTKIITNSGLIFATLQGEDKIVEINSMKKFDAGEKMTYVSTNMDASMVAATSSKENSIFVYEAHSGELLSKISVGDTPKGLKFDPTGNLIFVANEGAGTISVIDVLRHTVVKEIKVGTMPHNIVFTQNGITAYVTLQGQDEIVEIDVDSLTVVDRFSVGKMPHNLDITPDAKHILVTNIGTNDVSVIDLNEKEIIKNIPVTKGHHGIDIPQSGNRIFVSGIAEDKISVIDSGNFEVIEEITVGAGPHGLRTNTEGTLLYVAVVNDNHIVVIDTETLLIKHRIDVGEKPFWVTVPANP